A stretch of the Desulfobacter sp. genome encodes the following:
- a CDS encoding protein GlmU — translation MTEKIIEQLIDKGVRIPNPETVYISSDVDIDRISGNKVTLYSGTKIMGKRSLIMDHAQIGYEAQVTLENTLVGPDSKLNGGYFQDTVLLGKNQFGSNAHVRKGCILEEQANAAHTVGLKQTILFPFVTLGSLINFCDCLMAGGTSRKDHSEVGSSFIHFNYTPNQDKATPSMMGNVHQGVMLNKPPVFLGGQGGLVGPAQIGFGCISAAGSIIRKSEPRENRLILGGGFKNASVPRKAGIYTQPGQILEHNLAYISGLFALKAWYAHIRPLFVSGVHSRELIKGLGENLSLCIKERIKRLVDFGEKLKISRDILGANTKTEKSIVIDSHNRVLEKICLAQDVFDRQDPPFLPGPNGQAFIRSVETAVANQGKDYVRVIQNLDPADGVKGTAWLANIEKKSMDKFYKP, via the coding sequence ATGACTGAAAAAATAATAGAGCAACTCATTGATAAAGGGGTGAGGATACCCAACCCGGAAACCGTGTATATTTCTTCTGATGTGGATATAGACAGGATATCCGGCAACAAGGTAACCTTGTACAGCGGCACCAAGATCATGGGCAAACGAAGCCTGATCATGGATCATGCCCAAATTGGATACGAGGCCCAGGTGACCCTGGAAAATACCCTGGTCGGTCCTGACTCCAAACTTAACGGGGGGTATTTTCAGGATACCGTGCTTCTCGGGAAAAATCAGTTTGGATCAAACGCCCATGTGCGAAAGGGGTGTATCCTTGAAGAACAGGCCAATGCCGCCCACACAGTGGGGCTAAAACAGACCATTCTTTTTCCCTTTGTTACCCTGGGCAGCCTGATCAATTTTTGTGACTGTCTCATGGCAGGCGGAACCAGCCGCAAGGACCATTCTGAGGTGGGGTCTTCGTTTATCCATTTTAATTATACCCCGAACCAGGACAAGGCCACTCCGTCCATGATGGGAAATGTTCACCAGGGGGTTATGCTGAACAAGCCCCCTGTGTTTCTCGGAGGGCAGGGCGGACTTGTGGGGCCTGCCCAGATCGGGTTCGGGTGTATCTCTGCTGCCGGGTCCATCATTCGAAAAAGCGAGCCCCGTGAGAATCGGCTGATTCTCGGCGGGGGATTTAAAAACGCATCTGTGCCAAGGAAAGCCGGGATTTACACCCAGCCGGGGCAGATTCTTGAGCATAATTTGGCCTATATCAGCGGATTATTTGCCTTAAAGGCATGGTATGCCCATATTCGCCCCTTGTTTGTCAGTGGTGTCCATTCCCGGGAATTGATCAAGGGGCTAGGTGAAAATTTATCCCTTTGTATTAAAGAACGGATTAAACGGCTTGTTGATTTTGGAGAAAAACTTAAAATTTCCAGGGATATTCTCGGGGCAAATACCAAGACTGAAAAAAGTATTGTGATTGACAGCCACAACAGGGTGCTGGAAAAAATTTGTCTGGCCCAGGATGTTTTTGACAGACAAGATCCGCCCTTTTTGCCCGGGCCCAATGGGCAAGCATTTATCCGATCTGTTGAAACGGCTGTGGCAAACCAGGGAAAAGACTATGTTCGTGTGATCCAAAATCTGGATCCTGCTGATGGGGTTAAAGGCACTGCCTGGCTGGCCAATATTGAAAAAAAGAGTATGGATAAATTTTATAAACCTTAA
- a CDS encoding DUF2799 domain-containing protein, which produces MMNLIVYTHLKTAMKHFYPRPFFSTLFFVLISFALMGCATMKKEECLTANWYEIGYEDGIKGYEPGRISDHRKACAEYGVGPDFTLYQQGRKNGLVEFCTPNKGFVLGRKGRAFKDICPEALKPGFIQGYRQGRQIHEFEQSIHHQKKSWIA; this is translated from the coding sequence ATGATGAATCTTATAGTTTACACCCACTTGAAAACTGCCATGAAACATTTTTACCCAAGACCTTTTTTTTCAACCCTGTTCTTTGTACTCATCTCTTTTGCCCTCATGGGCTGTGCCACCATGAAAAAGGAAGAATGCCTTACAGCAAACTGGTATGAAATCGGATATGAAGACGGGATAAAAGGATATGAGCCCGGCCGGATTTCAGACCATCGAAAGGCCTGTGCCGAATACGGGGTCGGTCCGGATTTTACCCTCTATCAACAGGGCCGGAAAAATGGCCTTGTTGAATTTTGCACCCCGAACAAAGGGTTTGTATTAGGACGCAAGGGCCGTGCTTTCAAAGATATTTGCCCCGAGGCTTTAAAACCCGGCTTTATCCAGGGATACCGCCAGGGCAGACAAATCCATGAATTTGAACAAAGTATTCATCATCAAAAAAAGAGCTGGATCGCTTAA
- a CDS encoding Bax inhibitor-1/YccA family protein, whose protein sequence is MNANLSFQQAGVMTKVNAFIRSTYNWMAIGLAATGFTSYFISTSPAALEMVFGNPMMPWVMFIGLILLCGFLSARIQKMQASTATGLYIALTVVYGICLAPIFLIYTSTSIASTFFICAATFGSASVYGMITKKDLTGMAQFLMMGLIGIIIAMVVNIFIGSSMIQTMISMVAVVIFTGLTAYDTQKLKTMAVSIPDNATGAMVRKGAIMGALSLYLDFMGLFVHLLSLLGIARD, encoded by the coding sequence ATGAATGCAAATTTATCATTTCAGCAAGCCGGCGTTATGACCAAGGTCAATGCCTTTATCAGAAGCACCTATAACTGGATGGCCATTGGACTGGCAGCCACAGGGTTTACCTCTTATTTTATATCCACGAGCCCCGCAGCCCTTGAAATGGTCTTCGGCAACCCCATGATGCCCTGGGTCATGTTTATCGGATTGATTCTTCTCTGCGGGTTTTTAAGCGCAAGAATTCAAAAAATGCAGGCCAGTACGGCCACAGGCCTGTATATTGCCCTGACCGTGGTTTACGGGATCTGTTTGGCACCTATTTTTCTAATCTACACCTCAACCTCCATTGCATCCACATTTTTTATCTGTGCTGCAACCTTTGGAAGTGCCAGTGTCTATGGAATGATAACCAAAAAAGACCTTACCGGCATGGCCCAGTTTCTCATGATGGGACTGATCGGCATCATTATCGCCATGGTGGTTAATATATTTATCGGAAGCAGCATGATCCAGACGATGATCTCAATGGTCGCGGTTGTTATTTTCACAGGACTGACCGCCTATGACACTCAAAAGCTCAAAACAATGGCTGTTTCCATCCCTGACAATGCCACAGGCGCCATGGTCAGAAAAGGCGCCATCATGGGAGCCTTGAGTCTTTACCTTGACTTTATGGGTCTTTTTGTTCACCTGCTCAGCCTGCTGGGTATTGCCAGAGATTAA
- the glmM gene encoding phosphoglucosamine mutase, protein MGSLFGTDGIRGRANTYPMTCEMAMKTGQAVGLFTLEAGFTAAVIGRDTRISGQMLEAALAAGITSMGVDVMLAGVIPTPGVAYLSGIVEGAGAGIMISASHNPYHDNGIKIFQKKGIKLGDDQEAAMEARILGEKIVPRKKVGKISVISDGCQRYADFLLDKFPFKKPVGRRIKLVIDLANGAASTCADLVFNPRFFDVDFIHSRPDGMNINDDCGSQHIQGLESRVLEMNADVGFAFDGDADRLIAVDETGQRITGDCILAICAKFAKSCGRLENNIVVSTIMSNIGLVNTLKKLGISHEMTDVGDRKVLERMKQVRAVMGGEDSGHMIFLKEHTTGDGILTALMLLEVMLKTQDTFSELAKVMRVYPQVLMNVEVDKSRPDFMKIPLVADAIKGVETQLGDQGRVLVRYSGTQPLLRVMVEGPDETTTTDCCERICQAVRKSL, encoded by the coding sequence ATGGGATCGCTATTTGGTACAGACGGAATCCGGGGCAGGGCTAACACCTATCCCATGACCTGTGAAATGGCCATGAAAACAGGACAGGCTGTGGGCCTGTTCACCCTAGAGGCGGGATTTACCGCTGCGGTGATAGGGCGGGATACCCGAATTTCAGGCCAGATGCTTGAAGCGGCCCTGGCTGCCGGGATAACCTCCATGGGGGTTGATGTGATGCTGGCCGGTGTGATTCCAACGCCCGGGGTCGCCTACCTGAGCGGGATAGTGGAAGGGGCCGGCGCAGGCATTATGATTTCAGCTTCCCACAACCCCTACCATGATAATGGGATAAAGATTTTCCAAAAAAAGGGGATCAAACTTGGAGATGACCAGGAAGCTGCCATGGAAGCCCGGATTTTGGGTGAAAAAATTGTTCCACGAAAAAAGGTTGGAAAAATATCTGTAATTTCAGATGGTTGCCAGAGATACGCTGACTTTCTCTTGGATAAGTTTCCTTTTAAGAAACCTGTTGGCAGGCGGATCAAGCTGGTGATTGACCTGGCAAACGGGGCAGCATCCACCTGTGCTGACCTGGTTTTTAATCCGCGTTTTTTTGATGTCGATTTTATTCATTCCAGGCCTGACGGCATGAATATTAATGATGATTGCGGGTCCCAGCATATCCAGGGCCTTGAATCCAGGGTTCTGGAGATGAATGCCGATGTAGGCTTTGCCTTTGACGGGGATGCAGACCGGCTGATTGCCGTGGATGAAACAGGGCAAAGGATCACAGGGGATTGTATCCTGGCCATTTGTGCGAAATTTGCAAAATCCTGTGGCCGGCTTGAAAATAATATAGTTGTAAGTACAATTATGAGCAACATAGGGCTTGTCAACACCTTGAAAAAATTAGGGATTTCCCATGAAATGACCGATGTGGGAGACCGCAAGGTGTTGGAGAGAATGAAACAGGTCCGGGCCGTCATGGGCGGTGAGGACTCGGGGCATATGATATTTTTAAAGGAGCATACCACAGGAGACGGTATTCTGACGGCTTTGATGCTTTTAGAAGTCATGCTCAAGACCCAGGACACTTTTTCTGAACTGGCCAAGGTGATGAGGGTTTACCCCCAGGTTCTCATGAATGTTGAGGTGGATAAGTCACGACCAGATTTTATGAAAATTCCTTTAGTTGCAGATGCAATCAAGGGTGTTGAAACTCAATTGGGAGACCAGGGCAGGGTGCTGGTTCGGTACTCAGGGACCCAGCCTTTGCTGCGTGTGATGGTCGAGGGCCCGGATGAGACCACGACCACGGACTGCTGTGAAAGGATCTGTCAGGCAGTTAGAAAAAGCCTTTAA
- a CDS encoding glucose-6-phosphate isomerase, whose amino-acid sequence MNPSGLLESNHPQMKTICSALDDQAQGFSREGSHLKHLITDPDRLEKYSIQSPNFVFDFSRQRLDQKTIDLLLNLAEETHALDTFFQMTRGDLVNPSEKRPALHTAARGSGKGPIQYKTLDVRKEMDRVNQNIATFSKKIHQGKITPGCNRPFTAAVVVGIGGSYLGCEFLYEALGAGPKKKLPLYFLANVDIDNFARIIGEVDPETCLWIVISKSYTTTETMANLNQVLWFLKEKNLNPKNHLVTVTAQKSPGDNPDTPMLASFHIFDFIGGRYSVSSAVGGLPISLAFGTQCFEQFLQGCKAMDTHVLSAEPRKNIPLVAALISIWNTIFLNYPGQAVIPYASSLSKLAPHVQQLYMESMGKSVSAQGTPLSRAAGTIIFGEPGTNAQHSFFQLAHQGPAFPIEFIGVLNPGYKGYQVLSKGVTNHQELWANLLAQANALAKGQAHDTPARQFTGNRPSSILVLKDLEPESLGMLLAFYEARTVLEGFILGLNPFDQFGVELGKTMATKIREEMAAKNKAPEYDFDPLDPDTKFYLNLLFDQ is encoded by the coding sequence ATGAATCCATCTGGCCTGCTTGAGTCAAATCACCCTCAAATGAAAACCATATGTTCGGCGTTGGATGATCAGGCACAGGGGTTCAGCCGGGAAGGCTCGCACCTAAAACATTTGATCACAGATCCGGACAGGCTTGAAAAATATTCTATTCAATCCCCAAATTTTGTCTTTGATTTTTCCCGCCAGCGCCTGGATCAAAAAACCATTGATTTACTTTTAAACCTGGCAGAAGAGACCCATGCCCTTGACACCTTTTTTCAAATGACCCGAGGAGACCTTGTCAACCCGAGCGAAAAGAGACCGGCCTTGCACACTGCGGCCAGAGGATCAGGCAAAGGTCCCATTCAATATAAAACCCTGGATGTCAGAAAAGAAATGGACCGGGTAAATCAAAACATCGCAACATTTTCAAAAAAAATCCACCAGGGAAAAATCACTCCAGGCTGCAACAGGCCGTTCACCGCTGCTGTGGTGGTGGGTATCGGCGGATCCTATCTTGGATGCGAATTTTTATACGAGGCCCTGGGGGCCGGCCCCAAAAAAAAACTGCCCCTTTATTTTCTGGCCAATGTGGATATTGACAATTTTGCCCGGATCATTGGTGAAGTGGATCCTGAAACCTGTTTGTGGATCGTTATTTCAAAATCCTATACCACCACGGAAACCATGGCCAACCTCAACCAGGTACTCTGGTTTTTAAAAGAAAAGAACCTTAACCCCAAAAACCATCTGGTTACGGTCACCGCCCAGAAAAGTCCTGGAGACAATCCAGACACCCCTATGCTTGCAAGCTTTCACATCTTTGATTTTATCGGAGGACGGTATTCTGTCTCTTCTGCCGTGGGCGGCCTGCCCATAAGTCTTGCCTTTGGAACCCAATGTTTCGAACAATTTTTACAGGGATGTAAAGCCATGGACACCCATGTGCTTTCAGCTGAACCCCGAAAAAATATCCCTTTGGTTGCCGCCTTGATTTCCATCTGGAACACCATTTTTTTAAATTATCCGGGCCAGGCCGTGATCCCCTACGCCTCAAGCCTGTCAAAGCTTGCCCCCCATGTTCAGCAATTGTACATGGAAAGCATGGGAAAATCAGTCTCTGCCCAAGGCACTCCCCTGTCCCGGGCTGCGGGCACCATTATTTTCGGAGAACCCGGCACCAATGCCCAGCATTCATTTTTCCAGCTTGCCCACCAGGGCCCGGCCTTTCCCATTGAATTTATCGGGGTGTTGAATCCCGGGTACAAAGGGTATCAGGTTCTGTCCAAAGGCGTGACCAACCACCAGGAGTTATGGGCAAATCTTCTGGCCCAGGCCAATGCCCTGGCCAAGGGTCAGGCGCATGACACCCCGGCCCGGCAATTTACAGGAAACCGTCCCTCTTCCATCCTTGTGCTCAAGGACCTTGAACCTGAAAGTCTTGGAATGCTTTTGGCCTTTTACGAAGCCAGGACAGTGCTTGAAGGCTTTATTCTTGGCCTCAACCCCTTTGACCAGTTCGGGGTGGAACTTGGCAAGACCATGGCAACAAAAATAAGAGAAGAGATGGCTGCAAAAAACAAAGCCCCTGAATATGATTTTGACCCTCTGGACCCAGATACTAAATTCTACCTGAACCTGCTGTTTGACCAATAA
- the holA gene encoding DNA polymerase III subunit delta — protein MALIKYNTLASSLDSLTGDGCAKVFLICGEPFLVRRSLDMLTHELLKGLPREFALENLDGKTIMVGDIVEQVSTFSFLQSQKVIVLKDAPLFLAKARPNEIAYAPKDVDILGALIEKGIPENHTLVITCGPPDRRKKIYKLLLKQGMIIDCTVASGVRKADLDEQRSVLKDLARGLLSGTNKKMDPQGFNALVDQTGFNPELFARNIEKLLAYTGTRPGIFPQDVMAVVNKDKKDPIFSLTNALMEKDGPKALALLSSLFSEGFHPLQILKTLENQLRKLLAIKCFVIGVYKEISILPPLKTMHFNGFKQVMMPRIQAYDTVRTKADQTLASNLASHLKPEKKSKAISSDLLLAPNPKNPYPVFQNFLKSENFSLDELTRSLTALADLDYRLKSSGMDAKIGIENFIIILCSTGG, from the coding sequence ATGGCACTGATTAAGTATAATACCCTGGCCTCGAGCCTGGATTCACTCACCGGGGATGGCTGTGCCAAGGTTTTTTTGATCTGCGGAGAGCCTTTTTTGGTCAGGCGGTCGTTGGACATGCTGACCCATGAGTTGCTCAAGGGGCTGCCCAGGGAATTTGCCCTGGAAAACCTGGACGGAAAGACCATCATGGTCGGAGATATTGTGGAACAGGTATCCACCTTTTCTTTTCTCCAGTCCCAAAAGGTGATTGTGCTCAAAGATGCGCCTTTGTTTTTGGCCAAAGCCCGTCCCAATGAGATTGCTTACGCGCCAAAAGACGTGGATATCCTGGGGGCACTCATTGAAAAGGGAATTCCTGAAAATCATACCCTGGTGATCACCTGCGGTCCTCCTGACCGGCGGAAAAAAATATATAAGCTTTTGTTAAAACAGGGTATGATCATTGACTGTACCGTGGCCTCAGGGGTTCGAAAGGCCGATCTGGATGAGCAAAGATCTGTGCTCAAAGACCTTGCCCGGGGGCTTTTGAGCGGGACCAATAAAAAGATGGACCCCCAGGGATTCAATGCGTTGGTGGACCAGACCGGATTTAACCCTGAGCTCTTTGCCCGGAATATTGAAAAATTGCTGGCCTATACCGGCACCCGGCCTGGGATTTTTCCCCAGGATGTAATGGCTGTGGTCAACAAGGATAAAAAAGACCCCATATTCAGCCTGACCAATGCATTAATGGAAAAAGACGGGCCCAAGGCCCTCGCTCTTTTATCTTCATTGTTTTCAGAAGGGTTTCATCCCTTGCAGATTTTAAAAACCCTGGAGAATCAACTGCGAAAACTTCTGGCTATCAAATGTTTTGTCATAGGTGTTTACAAGGAAATTTCTATCCTTCCGCCGTTGAAAACCATGCATTTTAACGGGTTTAAACAGGTGATGATGCCAAGGATTCAGGCCTATGATACTGTCCGAACCAAGGCGGATCAGACACTGGCTTCAAATCTGGCGTCTCATTTGAAACCGGAAAAAAAGAGCAAGGCAATCAGCTCAGATCTTTTGCTTGCTCCCAATCCTAAAAACCCGTATCCTGTGTTCCAGAATTTCCTAAAATCAGAAAATTTTTCCCTGGATGAATTGACACGGTCATTGACGGCATTGGCCGACCTGGATTATCGCCTGAAATCATCCGGCATGGATGCCAAAATCGGGATTGAAAATTTTATCATTATCCTTTGTTCAACAGGAGGTTGA
- a CDS encoding IS6 family transposase translates to MKNENPFKWRHYEKEIILLNVRWYLRYQLSYRNLEEMMQERGLSVDHSTIYRWVQRYAPEMEKRSRKYLRQSNDSYRIDETYIKVRGKMKYLYRAVDSRGNTIDFLLRSRRNMESAKRFFKKMLRASNSSRPRVLSVDGNPAYPPAIKALKEEKLLDKNCILRQNKYLNNIIEQDHRFIKKLVRAGMGFKTFHFAWRTLRGYEITNMIRKGQIKNIRKGKILKQKEFVENLFSYAA, encoded by the coding sequence ATGAAAAATGAAAACCCTTTCAAGTGGCGTCATTATGAAAAAGAAATCATCCTGTTGAATGTTCGCTGGTATCTGAGATATCAACTGAGTTACAGGAATCTGGAAGAGATGATGCAAGAACGGGGCTTGTCTGTGGATCACAGTACCATTTACCGATGGGTTCAGCGCTATGCTCCTGAAATGGAAAAGCGAAGCAGGAAGTATCTGCGGCAATCAAATGATTCTTACCGTATTGATGAAACATATATCAAGGTGCGGGGGAAAATGAAGTATCTTTACCGAGCGGTCGATTCCCGTGGAAATACCATCGATTTTCTTCTTCGCAGCAGACGTAATATGGAATCTGCCAAACGATTTTTTAAAAAGATGCTGCGAGCTTCCAATAGCTCCAGACCTCGGGTTCTGAGTGTTGACGGAAATCCTGCATATCCTCCGGCAATAAAGGCGTTGAAAGAAGAAAAGCTTCTGGATAAGAATTGTATTCTGAGACAAAATAAATATCTGAACAATATTATTGAACAGGACCACCGATTTATTAAAAAGCTTGTCAGAGCTGGTATGGGCTTCAAAACATTTCATTTTGCTTGGCGAACATTAAGGGGCTATGAAATTACGAATATGATTAGAAAAGGGCAGATTAAAAATATCAGGAAGGGAAAAATTTTAAAGCAGAAAGAATTCGTCGAGAATCTGTTTTCCTATGCTGCGTAA
- a CDS encoding GNAT family N-acetyltransferase, with the protein MRRESVFLCCVNFTPERSLCPGNIFCNRTATIKGHLVGYICIDLKAKIDDTKAYEIVTLYVQEHFQKKGVGTKLIEHITKEHGPKQWLTTWTYNDNAIQFYRHLGFVPVGETYFEFDNERHKNLIFKKN; encoded by the coding sequence ATTCGTCGAGAATCTGTTTTCCTATGCTGCGTAAATTTTACGCCTGAACGATCTCTTTGTCCTGGAAATATTTTTTGCAACAGAACCGCGACAATAAAGGGGCATCTTGTCGGCTACATTTGTATTGATTTAAAGGCCAAAATTGATGACACAAAAGCCTATGAAATCGTCACCCTGTATGTTCAGGAACACTTCCAGAAAAAAGGAGTGGGCACAAAACTGATAGAGCATATCACAAAAGAACATGGGCCCAAACAATGGTTGACAACATGGACATACAACGACAATGCCATTCAATTTTATAGGCATTTAGGCTTTGTACCCGTCGGGGAAACCTATTTTGAATTTGATAATGAAAGGCACAAGAACTTAATTTTTAAAAAAAATTAA
- the pyk gene encoding pyruvate kinase, whose product MPKSGLKILSLSFVQQEVELNTRKTKIVATISNLNCSPEFIQRLYDAGMNVVRLNTAHMSHEDALEVIQNTRKVSDKIGILIDTKGPEIRTCDADAPLVVKHGDYIRIKGAPHEKSADDVICVSYTHFVEDVPVGSSVLIDDGYIALAVMKKDEDFLICHVENDGVIHPRKSINIPTVHVKLPALSEKDKGFIRFAADQDLDFIAHSFVRNQEDVIAVQNILDQKKSPIKIIAKIENSDGVKYLYEILEHAYGVMIARGDLAVEIPTEQIPLIQKQIVQTCIEMRRPVIVATQMLHSMIESPRPTRAEVSDVANACLDHADALMLSGETANGKYPEVAVRTMAKIAEEVEEKRSSFIDVPYSTTKKVTAYLAKSAVKAALRLHTKGIVADSLSGATILALAAYRGDNPIFAQVYDRRVMRQLSLSFGVFADYIPLEITTARTAEPLQNAICRLLDENQFKDDHLIIVLAGSFGPEHGASFIEISTAASFKDKCK is encoded by the coding sequence ATGCCAAAATCGGGATTGAAAATTTTATCATTATCCTTTGTTCAACAGGAGGTTGAATTGAATACTAGAAAAACAAAAATTGTGGCAACGATTTCCAACCTGAACTGCTCGCCTGAGTTTATCCAGAGGCTCTACGATGCCGGGATGAATGTGGTTCGGCTCAATACCGCCCATATGAGCCATGAAGATGCATTGGAGGTGATCCAGAACACCCGGAAAGTCTCTGACAAAATCGGAATTCTCATTGATACCAAAGGGCCTGAAATACGTACCTGTGATGCTGATGCGCCTTTGGTCGTCAAACACGGGGATTATATCCGGATCAAAGGGGCGCCCCATGAAAAATCTGCCGATGATGTCATCTGCGTTTCCTATACCCATTTTGTTGAAGATGTGCCTGTCGGTTCTTCCGTGCTTATTGATGACGGGTATATTGCCCTTGCCGTGATGAAAAAGGATGAGGACTTTTTGATTTGCCATGTTGAAAATGACGGGGTGATTCATCCCAGAAAGAGTATCAACATTCCCACAGTCCATGTGAAATTACCGGCGTTGAGTGAAAAAGACAAAGGCTTTATCCGGTTTGCCGCAGACCAGGACCTTGATTTTATAGCCCATTCCTTTGTCCGGAACCAGGAAGATGTGATTGCGGTTCAAAATATTTTGGACCAGAAAAAATCACCCATCAAAATTATTGCCAAGATAGAAAACTCCGACGGGGTAAAGTATTTGTATGAAATTCTTGAACATGCCTATGGGGTAATGATTGCCAGGGGAGATCTGGCCGTGGAAATTCCCACGGAACAGATTCCGTTGATACAAAAACAGATTGTCCAGACCTGCATTGAGATGCGGCGTCCTGTGATTGTGGCCACCCAGATGCTTCACTCGATGATTGAATCCCCGAGACCCACACGGGCGGAAGTTTCCGATGTGGCCAATGCCTGCCTGGACCATGCCGATGCCCTGATGCTCTCGGGGGAGACCGCCAATGGCAAATACCCTGAAGTTGCCGTACGGACCATGGCCAAAATTGCCGAAGAGGTAGAAGAAAAGAGAAGCTCATTTATTGATGTGCCCTATTCAACCACGAAAAAGGTCACGGCCTACCTTGCAAAATCAGCTGTAAAAGCGGCACTTCGCCTGCACACCAAGGGGATCGTGGCGGATTCTCTCTCAGGGGCAACCATTTTGGCCCTGGCGGCCTACCGGGGGGACAACCCCATTTTTGCCCAGGTCTATGACCGGCGGGTCATGCGTCAGCTTTCCCTGTCATTCGGGGTGTTTGCAGACTATATCCCCTTGGAAATCACCACGGCAAGAACGGCAGAGCCCTTGCAAAATGCCATCTGCCGGCTGCTGGATGAAAATCAATTCAAGGATGATCATCTGATCATCGTACTTGCCGGCAGCTTTGGACCTGAACATGGGGCGTCATTTATAGAAATCAGCACTGCCGCAAGTTTTAAGGATAAATGTAAATAA
- the lgt gene encoding prolipoprotein diacylglyceryl transferase, translating into MYPILLEIGSLKLYTYGLFMALGFLAAIWFTKRNAKFYGVSDRIVSDLFFTILVSAIVGARLLYVLINFRAYQDNLLEIFKIWNGGLVFFGGFLSAALTVIIFLRIKKMNLWKTADILAPGLALGHSLGRFGCLFAGCCYGRHCDLPFAITFTHAQSLAPLNQPLHPTQLYMVGSNFILFLILLAIQKRKRFNGMVFLSYVMLYSMFRAIVEFFRGDFRGDFFFEFLSLSQGIGLSVSILALVFIIVRIRSAHGTD; encoded by the coding sequence TATCCCATTCTTTTGGAGATCGGCAGCCTCAAGCTATATACCTACGGCCTTTTTATGGCCTTGGGATTTCTTGCGGCCATCTGGTTTACCAAACGAAATGCAAAATTTTACGGGGTTTCAGACAGGATCGTATCTGATCTTTTTTTTACCATCCTGGTCTCAGCCATTGTCGGGGCAAGACTCCTCTATGTTTTGATCAATTTTCGGGCCTACCAGGATAATCTTTTAGAGATCTTTAAAATCTGGAACGGCGGGCTTGTTTTTTTTGGCGGTTTTTTATCTGCGGCCCTGACTGTGATCATCTTTTTACGAATCAAAAAGATGAACCTTTGGAAAACAGCTGACATCCTGGCTCCCGGACTTGCCCTGGGGCATTCTTTGGGACGGTTCGGCTGTCTTTTTGCCGGCTGCTGCTATGGAAGGCATTGTGATCTGCCCTTTGCCATCACCTTTACCCATGCCCAGAGTCTGGCCCCTTTAAATCAGCCCCTGCATCCCACCCAGCTGTATATGGTGGGGTCCAACTTTATTTTGTTTTTAATTCTTCTGGCCATCCAGAAAAGAAAACGGTTCAACGGCATGGTTTTTTTAAGCTATGTCATGCTTTACTCTATGTTCAGGGCAATTGTGGAATTTTTCCGGGGGGATTTTCGGGGGGATTTTTTCTTTGAATTTCTCTCCTTGTCCCAGGGCATCGGCCTGAGCGTGTCCATCCTGGCATTGGTATTTATAATCGTCCGTATTCGATCCGCCCATGGCACTGATTAA